CTATCCAAAATCGCCAAGGCCTACTACGGCAACGCTATGAAGTACCCGGTCATTTTTGAGGCCAATCGCGAAGTTATCAAGGACCCGAACCTGATTTATCCTGGACAAGTACTTCGGATTCCCAAGCTTCCCAAGTGATTCAGACTTGGAGGGGAGGATTTTTAGTAATTCGCGTGGGGAAGCGCTTAGATATCGAACTGTCCATCGGCGCTTCCCTCGCGAAACGCTGGAAAGGATTGAAGGCTTCAAGCCCTCATCCATAAATTGGACGGGATGAATTTAATAATCATAAGCAGAACGGTTCAAACAATTGCATTTTTGGATCGAAATCCTTGATGGGGAGGCTCGATTCTGAGGATGCAGATTTTGCTTTTTCAAAAATGAGAAGCAGCCCCTAACTTGTTCGCTCATTGATTGAACGATTACAATTGAAGATTACAATTGAAGGAGAGATAGCGCAATGCCAGGATTTGTCGAAGAATTTATGGCGGCAATGGGTCCTGAAGTGACCAAGCAAATTTCGAAGAATTTGGGGATCAGTCAAACTGTCGCCAATCAGGTTGTTCCCCAGATCATTCCGATGATTATCAGTGGTTTGAAGAAACAAAAAGATGAGTATGGGGGTCCAGCGCGGGTAGATCATATTTTAAACAAATACGGGAGTGCCAGCGTTCTGGATAACCTTGGAGCACTTTTTTCTCAGAAAGCCAAAGATGAATCAGTTGACCCCAGGCTCGGTGGATTATTGGGTGAGTCGGGTGTTCAGGCGACCAATATGATTGCCAATCAATTCAAATTGAACCCAAGTGTTGCTGCCAAATTGATCCCGATGCTCGCCCCGGTGGTGTTGGGATATCTAACGCGGAAACGCGATACCCAAGGTGTTGGGTCGACTGGAATCGCTGCACTGCTGGATCAAAACGGGGATGGCAGTATTTTGGATGACGTTGCTGGCTTCCTGATGAAAGGACTTTTGGGCGGCAGTGGGTCCCAACAGGCTGGCAATGTGCTTGGCAGCATTCTTGGTGGCTTATTTGGCAAAAAGCAGAAAAAGGCTTAGCTAAGGCGAGTCAGGAGCGATGGAAAATAATGTTCGGACCTTTATGCTGATGGCCGTGTTAACGGTGCTGTTTGTCTTGGTCGGAGGTCAAGTGGCTGGTAAATCCGGCATGATAGTGGCATTTCTGGTCGCTGGGGCGATGAACTTTTTCGCCTATTGGTTCAGCGATAAAATGGTGCTGCGGCAATATCGGGCTCAGCTTGCCGAACCAGGCTCACGGTTGTATCGGATTGTGGCGGAACAAGCACAAAAGGCCAATCTTCCGATGCCAAAGGTTTATATCATTCCCGAACAAAGTCCCAATGCTTTTGCCACTGGTCGAAATCCACAGCACGCTGCGGTGGCCGCGACGGCTGGGATCCTTAATCTGCTTAACGATGATGAGCTGGCTGGCGTGATGGCCCATGAGTTGGCGCATGTGAAACATCGGGACATTCTAACTGGGACAATAGCGGCCACCATGGCTGGAGCCTTGGCCATGCTGGGCCAAATGGCCCGCTATGGGACAATGTCACGTGACCCTAATCGCCGGCAGAACCCACTGGGACTGATGCTGATCGCTATTGGTGTGCCAATTGCCGCTATGATCATTCGAGCAATGATCTCCCGAACCCGGGAATATGCTGCCGACGAGGGCGGTGCGACCATTTCCCATAAGCCTTTGGGATTGGCCAACGCATTGAAAAAGATCAGCCAAACCGTGCAAAGCGTCCCATTATCCCATGGAAATGCTGCCCATGCTCACATGTTTATCATTAATCCGTTTCTGGGCGGATTGGAACGCCTATTTGCCACGCATCCGCCAGTTGAGGACCGTATCCGAAGATTGCAAGCCATGGCATCGACGAATCGATGAAAGTGAAATGCATGCTTAGGTCAATTTCAAGCTGAACCTCGGCGAAATGATAAGTGGAACACATCCAGTGCGATTCCTGAAGCTCAAGTCAAATGAAGAATGGGCTATCAAATGATTTAGAACGATCGAAGCCGATCTTCTGACTTGCTCTTCGATGGAAATTCCTTAGTGACTGAATTACTCGATCATCAGATATTTTTAATGATAGGCTTTCGGTTGAACAAGGCGGCTGGGCAAAATGCAGGTCCAAGCTCACTTGCGAAAGAGCACTCATTTTGCTTAATTTTTATAAATCCATTGTGGCAGTTCCAGATTTGTGATCCCGAATCCCAGTTCGTCCATGGAAACTCTTCTGAATTCTTGACCCACGAACCTGTCGCGAAAATTTAATTCACTTCTTTATAATTTTATTTGGATAATCAAAACTCAGGGAAGAAAAATGATCAAAACAATTAGCGGATTAATAGTATTGCTCGTCATCGCTGGACTATTTTGGGCGTGCGATACAGCAGAGACCATTTTCAAGACCATCGAAAAATCAAAGTTGGCGCCCCCATTAGGGCTCCGGGCTGAACCGCAGAACGGTAAGGTTACCCTATTCTGGTTCACTTCAAATTATGAAAGCGATTTCGGCGGCTATTATATTTTCCAAGCTGTCGGCGATTTCAGTTATCAATCCAAAGACAGTAGCTTGAGCAGCGTTTTTGTGAAGGTCGATTCCATAGCGCTCTCTCCGCCTCAGGATCGAGAGATCAGCCGCACGATTTCAGGACTCACCAATGGGGTGACCTACAGTTTCGCAGTCGTAGCGTTTAAGCGCGATAATCGTCGGGAGATAAGCTTTCCATCAAATATCGTCGCGGCAACACCACAAGAAAAAGTCGTCGAGAGCAAAGAGAAACTTTCTCCCCCATTGGGATTGCGTAGCGTCACTGGGAATCAACAAGTAACTTTGTTCTGGTTCACTTCGAACTATGAGAACGATTTCCAAGGATATTACATTCTTCGGGCGATCGGCGATTTCACCAATCAAACCAGAGATTCGGTGCTCAGCGCCGATTTTACCGTGGTAGATTCGCTTCCTGTGTCCGGCTACTCTGATGGTCTGGTCAGCAAGGTCGTTGGAAATCTTACGAATGGGGTGACCTATAGTTTTGCCGTCGTCTCGTACGCCTACTTTGGCGAGCAAATCAGCTTTCCAAGCAATGTAATCAAAGATACCCCGCGACCAGAAATTAAATCCGTGCGATTGAAATCGGCCTCCACTGGTCAAGTTAGCGGAGATGATTCCCAGGCTGGGTTCGATTTCAACACGTTCAAGGTGGTTCCAGTACCAGCCGTGGGCTATACCAGCACCAATGGGGCTGATATTATCAATGAAGCGTTTGATCCCAGCTCAGCAGGAAACATCCGCTGCTGGCTGGCCGGGATGAATGGTGGCGGTCTGCAAGACCTCGGCTACATGGATGACCTCGATGATGCCGATGTCGCTCCCGCAGCCGGATATTCGGAAGAAGGCAAGTCCATTGCGGTGTTGCTAGGTCATGTTTATGCAATCAAAACTGGCGATAATCACTTTGGCAAGATCCTAATCACCAATATCGGCGGTGCACCCGACTACGCCATTACTTTCAATGCAGCTTTCCAGCTTCAGGAGGGCAATCGAAATTATAAACCTATGCCGATGAGCTGGAAGTCATTGCTCGGGATTCATCGATAGCTGAGCTGATCATCGGACCAATCCATGTTGCGACCAGAACATTCGCATTTGTTTTATCATCGAAAGTTGGAGAAGACAATGCGATTTTAAGGTAGAGTTCTGCAACATCCAATTTATTTCGCGATATGCTTGTGTCATGCCTGCGAAGGCAGGCATCTTATAACTAGTTTGTATCTCCTAAAAATAGAAAGAGACCTCCAACAATAGAAGTGCCATTTATGCATTCGCGATGTGGAAATTTTTTAGCATTCTCATCTGAAGATGAAAATGGCCTGTAAAGTTCATCAGGGATGAAACATCCTAAATGTTCATTTGCCGATGATCGCAAGCGAGGCCACTTGGGCTTCTAATTTGCTGGATTCATCGTTCAGAGTTTAAACAAATAATCGCGCCGGGAGCATAAGCTCCCGGCGTCTTTGTTCATATTAGCTATTTCGAGCGGTGTTGGTCGATTGGGATGTCATAAAAGAAATCGGCATCATAATCTTCGGTCGGTGGTTTCGAGAGGTCGATGACACGATGGAAGCTGGGGCTATCGTTTTTTCGGGTGGAGGAGCCAGCGTCATAGCAGCGAGGGATGCCCCACTTGCCGTTCCACTTGCGAAAATGATGGTTGTGGCCAAACAGGATCGCATCGATAGTTCCATGCCTCATCAGAATTTGGCCCAATTCTTTTGAATCTTTCAGTTCATGGAAGATCCACGGATCGAATGGATGATGATGCATATAAATCACTCGATGCCGGCAAGCCAATACGTCATCTTGCCCAAGCAGCGCGTCCAGCCGCTGCCGTTGCTCCGCGCCCAGTTCTCCGTTTGCGCCGAGCTTATCGAACGTGTTCAATTCTTCCTCCATCGTATCCAACCCAATGAACGCGATCCCATCGATCACATCCAGCCGTGGAAAGCTGACATCGGCGGCATCATAGAATAGCGATTTGAAGCGCTGCTGATATTTTCGATCACCTTGAACCCCGGTCCCGTAATCATGATTTCCTGGCACCACGAGCACAGTAAATCCGTGAGCAACAAGTCGATCGAGATAAAGTTTAGCCATCTCATGATTGGCAGGGTCTGTCGCTTTTTCCACCAGATCGCCAGTGACTACTATCACATAATCCTCGGCTGGCTCTTTGACAAAGATGATGCTTTGGACAATTCCCTCAAACCGATGCGTGAGGTCCTGCTTTTTATACCCGATATGCAGATCACTGAGATGAATGATTTTTTTCATAAGCAATATCTTTTTAGTTCTATTTAAATGAATTCAAGCTCAATTACAAATGCAATCCCATAGATTGCGAATTCCGATAAGCTGGCCTGCAATAGATTGAAAGATTCCTTAACCTTAATGATTTTTTATTGGGTCCACTTGGCGCGAGCGGTCTGAATTGGCGAATGACTGGTCAGCGTCACCGATTGCCTGAACGACTAAAACCTTTTTGGACATTCATCCATTGACGAATCTACGGAATTGACCAAAATTGAATAAATTTGCGGACAAAAATCTTCCAAAGAGTTTTTGAAGAAAATCGATCAGCTCATCAATTACCCAATCGCCCAATTA
The DNA window shown above is from candidate division KSB1 bacterium and carries:
- a CDS encoding DUF937 domain-containing protein, yielding MPGFVEEFMAAMGPEVTKQISKNLGISQTVANQVVPQIIPMIISGLKKQKDEYGGPARVDHILNKYGSASVLDNLGALFSQKAKDESVDPRLGGLLGESGVQATNMIANQFKLNPSVAAKLIPMLAPVVLGYLTRKRDTQGVGSTGIAALLDQNGDGSILDDVAGFLMKGLLGGSGSQQAGNVLGSILGGLFGKKQKKA
- the htpX gene encoding zinc metalloprotease HtpX, coding for MENNVRTFMLMAVLTVLFVLVGGQVAGKSGMIVAFLVAGAMNFFAYWFSDKMVLRQYRAQLAEPGSRLYRIVAEQAQKANLPMPKVYIIPEQSPNAFATGRNPQHAAVAATAGILNLLNDDELAGVMAHELAHVKHRDILTGTIAATMAGALAMLGQMARYGTMSRDPNRRQNPLGLMLIAIGVPIAAMIIRAMISRTREYAADEGGATISHKPLGLANALKKISQTVQSVPLSHGNAAHAHMFIINPFLGGLERLFATHPPVEDRIRRLQAMASTNR
- a CDS encoding metallophosphoesterase, whose translation is MKKIIHLSDLHIGYKKQDLTHRFEGIVQSIIFVKEPAEDYVIVVTGDLVEKATDPANHEMAKLYLDRLVAHGFTVLVVPGNHDYGTGVQGDRKYQQRFKSLFYDAADVSFPRLDVIDGIAFIGLDTMEEELNTFDKLGANGELGAEQRQRLDALLGQDDVLACRHRVIYMHHHPFDPWIFHELKDSKELGQILMRHGTIDAILFGHNHHFRKWNGKWGIPRCYDAGSSTRKNDSPSFHRVIDLSKPPTEDYDADFFYDIPIDQHRSK